In Streptomyces qaidamensis, one DNA window encodes the following:
- a CDS encoding M56 family metallopeptidase, which yields MMLTAALLLLGALTAVAGPRLLARADWPDREPVVALWVWQCVVATVLVCCALSMTLSAAAAWHAVGGHLFATAPRAVVEAYVLGTAGPWAATTALALAGGGLWSAAMLLREIGRARAGRRRRRADLLVRAPLLPGEVAVSGRLVVLESERPDAWWQPGAPPQLVVTTAALLRLKGHRLDAVLAHEQGHARARHDWLLNCSSALAGGFPQVPVFAAFRDEMHRLVELSADDTASRRFGRLTTALALVELNEHRGVFGPCPTPQAHVPARVHRLLTPPDRLTAARRLRLTAAAALVPAVPVLVAFVPGLRALG from the coding sequence ATGATGCTCACCGCCGCGCTGTTGCTGCTCGGCGCCCTGACCGCCGTGGCCGGCCCCCGGTTGCTCGCCCGGGCGGACTGGCCGGACCGTGAGCCGGTGGTGGCGCTGTGGGTGTGGCAGTGCGTCGTGGCGACCGTCCTCGTGTGCTGCGCGTTGTCGATGACGCTCAGCGCGGCCGCGGCCTGGCACGCGGTCGGCGGGCACCTCTTCGCGACGGCCCCGCGCGCGGTCGTCGAGGCCTACGTCCTCGGCACGGCGGGCCCCTGGGCGGCGACCACCGCCCTCGCGCTGGCCGGCGGCGGGTTGTGGAGCGCGGCGATGCTGCTCCGCGAGATCGGCCGGGCCCGCGCCGGGCGCCGCCGCCGACGGGCCGATCTTCTGGTCCGGGCTCCGCTGCTGCCGGGCGAGGTGGCCGTGTCGGGCCGGCTCGTCGTCCTGGAGAGCGAGCGGCCCGACGCCTGGTGGCAGCCCGGCGCTCCCCCGCAACTGGTCGTCACCACGGCCGCGTTGCTCCGGCTGAAGGGCCACCGGCTGGACGCAGTGCTCGCCCACGAGCAGGGCCACGCCCGGGCCCGGCACGACTGGCTGCTGAACTGCTCCTCGGCCCTGGCCGGCGGGTTTCCGCAGGTTCCGGTGTTCGCCGCGTTCCGTGACGAGATGCACCGCCTGGTCGAACTCTCCGCCGACGACACGGCGTCGCGCCGCTTCGGCCGTCTGACAACCGCCCTGGCCCTGGTCGAACTGAACGAGCACCGCGGCGTGTTCGGACCCTGCCCGACACCGCAGGCCCATGTCCCGGCCCGGGTGCACCGGTTGCTCACGCCGCCGGACCGGCTGACCGCGGCCCGGCGCCTGCGGCTGACGGCGGCGGCCGCGCTGGTGCCGGCGGTGCCGGTGCTGGTGGCGTTCGTACCGGGGTTGCGGGCGCTGGGATGA
- a CDS encoding phosphatase PAP2 family protein has protein sequence MHTSSVDAPPRPEHHAVARFAGVLALCSVLLLTLVAARWSPLIGADGDIAGTTHRWAVDEPVLTQTCRILTDWVWDPWTMRLLCAAVVVWLVVRRAARWTALWLALAVALGTVLQQGVKAAVDRPRPVWPDPVDSAHYSAFPSGHAMTATVVCGLLLWLLRRHGVGRAVWRTAVAVAVVSVVGVGLTRIWLGVHWPSDVVGGWLLGTTVVAAAVWVHRRRQP, from the coding sequence ATGCACACCTCGTCCGTCGACGCCCCGCCCCGCCCGGAGCACCACGCCGTCGCCCGCTTCGCCGGCGTTCTGGCCCTGTGCTCGGTACTGCTGCTGACCCTCGTCGCGGCCAGATGGAGCCCGTTGATCGGCGCGGACGGAGACATCGCCGGCACCACCCACCGCTGGGCGGTCGACGAACCGGTCCTCACCCAGACGTGCCGCATCCTCACGGACTGGGTGTGGGATCCGTGGACGATGCGACTGCTGTGCGCTGCTGTCGTCGTGTGGCTGGTGGTGCGGCGGGCGGCCCGCTGGACGGCGTTGTGGCTGGCGCTGGCCGTCGCCCTCGGGACCGTGCTGCAGCAGGGCGTCAAGGCCGCGGTGGACCGCCCCCGCCCCGTGTGGCCCGATCCCGTCGACTCGGCCCACTACTCGGCGTTCCCGTCGGGCCACGCCATGACCGCCACGGTGGTGTGCGGCCTGCTGCTGTGGCTCCTGCGCCGGCACGGCGTCGGCCGGGCCGTGTGGCGTACGGCCGTGGCCGTGGCCGTCGTCTCCGTGGTCGGGGTAGGGCTGACCCGGATCTGGCTCGGCGTCCACTGGCCGTCGGACGTGGTGGGCGGCTGGCTGCTGGGGACGACGGTGGTCGCCGCAGCGGTGTGGGTGCACCGCCGCCGGCAGCCCTGA